GTTCACGAACCCCGGACCCGCGACGGTCGTCTCCGCCACGAGCGGATCCTCGGCGAGCTTCCCGGCGATCAGCTCGCCGAGCTGGCGCGGATTGCGCTTGGCGGCCTTCGCCAGCACCATGGCGGCGTTGGTCGACAGGTCGCCATGCGAGGGGTCGCGCGGCGTCTCGATCGCGATTCGCTCGAGCCCGTCGCGCAAGCCTTCCGCCTCCACGATGGCGATGACGCGAGATTTGAGCTCTTCAAGGAGGTGCATGACGGTCCGACGTGAGGTTGATTGGGGCGCCTCATAGCCGGTTCGTGCCCGAAGCGCGAGACTGTCCCAGTATTCGCCGCACTCACTCGTCTGTTCGCAGCCGAAGCGCAACCCCGTCGCATGCGTACATTTTCGGCTGCCCCCTCCGCCGGCCCGCCGTCCCGGCCTGCCCGGGGGACGGCCCGCCCGGCCGCCGCGGGTGCCAGCAAAGCCCGTTTCAGCCCGGCGTGCCGGGCTCGACGCCCTCAGCCCTGGTGGGGAACGTGCGTGACCTTCACCATGGCCGCGGTGCGCGAGTTGTCGACGCGGCGCTTCTGGCCCACCGTGTCGAACTGCGCGTGCAGCGCTGCGAGCGGGATGCGGTCCCCCTCCAGCTCGACCCCGACGAGCTCCTCCATCCCGCCGCGTACCGGCTTGGGAAGTTCGCCCCCGTTCTTCGCGGAGGGGCTCCATTTGAACAGCGACTTGAACATCGGCCTATCCTTCGTTGACCCGCGTCCGCTGCGGCGATGCAGCGATCCGGTCCGACAGGGCTAACCCATCAGGCTCGATTGCAGCTTGTCAGGCCGACGGGGTGGAGAGATCCGGCGTCCCGCCGATCAGCCGGCGATGTTCGGTCAGAGCGAAGCGGTCGGTCATCCCGGCGATGTAGTCGCACGTGCGGCGCAGGCGGCGGGCGTCGCCGTCGGCCTCGTCGCGCCAGGACGCCGGCAGGAGCGACGGATCGCTGGCGTAGACCTCGAAGAGCTCGGCCATTACCCGCGCCGCCCTCTCCCGCACCTCGAGCACGCGCGGGTGGCGGTAGAGGTTCGCGAACAGCAGCCGCTTCAGCGCCCTCTCGGACGCGGCCATCGGGTCGGAGAAGGCGACCATCGGCCCCGGCTGCGCCGCGACGTCCGTGGACGTCGCGATCCCCGCCCGCGCGATCCGGCGCACCGTCTCGGCGATGACGTCCTCGATCATGCGGGTCAGCAGGCGGCGGACGAGCTCGTGGGTGCGGCGCGCGGCGTCGATCCCCGGCGCCTCGGCGTCCACGCCGGCGAGGATCTCGGCGATGAGCGGTACCTCGCGCAGCGTCTCGAAGCACAGGAGGCCGGAGCGAAGGCCGTCGTCGATGTCGTGCGCGTTGTAGGCGATGTCGTCGGAGATCGCCGCTGTCTGTGCCTCGAGCCCTGCCTGGCACGTGAGATCGAGGTCCGCCACCTCGGGGTCCGTCAGGAAAAGGAGTGCGTCCGGCTCCGGCGGGCCGTTGTGCTTGACGAGGCCCTCCAGCGTCTCGAACGTCAGGTTCAGCCCGTCGAAGTGGGCGTAGCGCCGCTCCAGCCGCGTGACGATCCGGTAGGCCTGGACGTTGTGGTCGAAGCCGCCGTAGTCCGCCATCAGCCGGTCGAGCACGTCCTCGCCCTCGTGGCCGAAGGGGGTGTGGCC
This genomic window from Acuticoccus sediminis contains:
- a CDS encoding deoxyguanosinetriphosphate triphosphohydrolase, encoding MQNVRPSPRLLAPFAMHPKNSRGRRIPEPSSATRTAFQRDRDRIVHSTAFRRLTHKTQVFISTDGDHFRTRLTHSLEVAQIAGSIARVLSLDEDLTEAVALSHDFGHTPFGHEGEDVLDRLMADYGGFDHNVQAYRIVTRLERRYAHFDGLNLTFETLEGLVKHNGPPEPDALLFLTDPEVADLDLTCQAGLEAQTAAISDDIAYNAHDIDDGLRSGLLCFETLREVPLIAEILAGVDAEAPGIDAARRTHELVRRLLTRMIEDVIAETVRRIARAGIATSTDVAAQPGPMVAFSDPMAASERALKRLLFANLYRHPRVLEVRERAARVMAELFEVYASDPSLLPASWRDEADGDARRLRRTCDYIAGMTDRFALTEHRRLIGGTPDLSTPSA